In Psychrobacter immobilis, a single genomic region encodes these proteins:
- a CDS encoding TetR family transcriptional regulator yields the protein MSSREQKKLQTRHAFFNAVLDLCMTGQSFSSISLRQVTREVGVVPTAFYRHFDDMESLGRALVVEELGGTLAILSDSLQIGRKRSFDRQIAKSIQLFLYMVSDQPYYWQFLVSERYGGSEAVRKAINELVKKHAQSLADDLALQPAFTHINAYDRRLLAEAGVNMFFSWIIDWLELTYTEDHDDEIDLNEIEENKQLMLHNCTRQAQMLFYGAYNWKSTEETHLGD from the coding sequence ATGAGCAGTCGCGAACAAAAGAAACTTCAAACTCGGCACGCCTTTTTTAACGCCGTGCTTGATTTATGTATGACAGGGCAGTCTTTTAGCTCAATTAGCCTCCGGCAAGTAACGCGTGAGGTTGGTGTGGTGCCGACCGCATTTTATCGGCATTTTGATGACATGGAATCGCTTGGTCGAGCATTGGTGGTGGAAGAGCTAGGCGGTACGCTGGCAATCCTAAGCGATAGCTTACAGATTGGGCGTAAACGTAGCTTTGATCGCCAAATTGCTAAGAGCATTCAGCTGTTCTTGTATATGGTCAGTGATCAGCCTTATTACTGGCAATTTTTAGTCAGTGAGCGCTACGGTGGCTCAGAAGCGGTTCGAAAAGCCATTAATGAACTTGTCAAAAAACATGCTCAAAGCTTGGCTGATGATTTAGCGCTACAGCCTGCTTTTACTCATATCAATGCCTATGACCGTCGCCTACTGGCTGAAGCTGGGGTAAATATGTTCTTTTCTTGGATTATCGATTGGTTGGAGCTGACTTATACTGAAGACCATGATGATGAAATCGATTTGAATGAGATTGAAGAAAATAAACAGCTGATGCTCCATAATTGCACTCGCCAAGCACAGATGCTGTTCTATGGGGCTTATAACTGGAAATCTACGGAAGAGACGCACTTAGGAGATTAG
- a CDS encoding TatD family hydrolase — protein sequence MFTDSHCHLNRLDLTKYDGKLSGAIDAMKAANVTRAMAIMCDFAEYDEIAHIVSTYSDEALSLGMSVGIHPCEDISVLQSATVERLIETADADHVWAIGETGLDYYWSTENKKEQQASLARHIHASQSLKKPLVIHMRDAKEDTIDILKSEGAEHGIIHCFTEDWETAKRALDLGFYISFSGIVSFKSAQMIQDAAKNMPRDRLLIETDSPYLAPVPKRGRPNEPAYVPYVASCLAEMYGCSSDDVGALTAKNFENLLAQYH from the coding sequence ATGTTTACTGATAGCCATTGCCATCTTAATCGCTTAGATTTAACCAAGTATGATGGTAAATTGTCTGGCGCGATTGACGCGATGAAAGCTGCCAATGTCACTCGGGCAATGGCGATTATGTGTGATTTTGCCGAATATGATGAGATTGCTCATATTGTCAGCACCTATAGCGATGAGGCGCTAAGTCTTGGCATGAGCGTCGGTATTCATCCTTGTGAAGATATCAGTGTCTTGCAATCAGCGACAGTTGAGCGTTTGATCGAAACGGCTGATGCCGACCATGTATGGGCGATTGGGGAGACAGGATTAGATTATTACTGGTCAACGGAAAATAAAAAAGAGCAGCAAGCCAGTCTTGCTCGCCATATTCATGCCAGTCAAAGCCTGAAGAAACCACTCGTCATTCATATGCGTGATGCCAAAGAGGATACGATTGATATCCTAAAATCAGAAGGCGCTGAACACGGTATTATTCATTGCTTTACCGAAGATTGGGAGACGGCCAAACGTGCACTTGACTTAGGGTTTTATATTTCATTTTCGGGCATTGTTAGCTTTAAGAGTGCTCAAATGATTCAAGATGCAGCAAAAAACATGCCTAGAGACAGACTGCTTATCGAAACTGACAGTCCTTATCTAGCACCGGTGCCCAAGCGTGGTAGACCGAATGAGCCTGCCTACGTACCGTATGTCGCCAGTTGTCTGGCAGAGATGTATGGCTGTAGTAGCGATGATGTTGGGGCATTAACTGCAAAAAACTTTGAGAATTTACTGGCACAGTATCACTAA
- the gspK gene encoding type II secretion system minor pseudopilin GspK, protein MTANSQRGVALLTILLLVVSITVVAGAMLASQKIAIRRSGLLFDQNQLSQDINAGQQLAITMIRADDKLNDTDSEQDIWAQPLPPYLLANHSISIEVRDEASRFNINNLYQNGAVDSAAVAIFQRLLTQLNLEPDIAIAVLDYQDTDSDVYQDGGDENVVYSQQSSGSASKTLPNQALVSVDQLQEIRGVNAEVLAALRPYITAVPYYVPINVNTASPVLLAALIDGATSQQMQGLVDMRAKQALASIDDVWKLPMLSSLNDDQRKALKPLLAVDSQAFMALITATDSASLGQQRQRFATVLISKVATDASAAAGSNANNSTPNNNNGNNKKAKEIKVVTQRLWAFRPSF, encoded by the coding sequence ATGACAGCAAACTCTCAGCGCGGAGTAGCGCTGCTCACTATCTTACTATTGGTGGTCAGTATTACCGTGGTGGCGGGGGCGATGCTTGCCAGTCAAAAGATTGCTATTAGGCGTAGCGGCTTATTGTTTGATCAAAATCAGCTGTCACAAGATATCAATGCTGGTCAGCAATTGGCCATCACGATGATTCGTGCTGACGATAAGCTGAATGACACAGATAGTGAGCAAGACATTTGGGCGCAGCCACTACCGCCTTATCTTTTAGCCAATCATAGCATCAGTATTGAAGTGCGCGATGAAGCCAGTCGTTTTAATATTAATAATTTATATCAGAATGGCGCGGTTGATAGCGCCGCTGTAGCCATATTTCAAAGACTGTTGACACAATTAAATTTGGAACCTGATATTGCCATTGCTGTTCTTGATTATCAAGATACGGATAGCGACGTTTATCAAGATGGTGGTGATGAGAATGTGGTTTATTCTCAGCAATCAAGTGGCTCAGCGAGTAAGACTTTGCCCAATCAAGCATTGGTCAGTGTCGATCAGTTGCAAGAGATTCGAGGGGTAAATGCTGAAGTACTAGCGGCACTACGTCCTTATATTACGGCGGTTCCTTATTATGTGCCTATTAATGTCAATACGGCCAGTCCAGTTTTGCTGGCTGCACTGATAGATGGCGCAACCAGCCAACAGATGCAGGGGTTGGTCGATATGCGGGCAAAGCAGGCGTTAGCCTCTATCGATGATGTGTGGAAATTGCCGATGTTGAGCAGCTTGAATGATGATCAGCGAAAGGCGTTAAAACCACTGCTCGCAGTCGATAGCCAAGCCTTTATGGCGCTTATTACCGCAACGGATAGTGCAAGCCTTGGTCAACAAAGACAACGGTTTGCAACCGTATTGATTAGCAAGGTTGCGACTGACGCTAGCGCGGCAGCAGGGAGTAATGCGAATAACAGCACGCCTAACAATAATAATGGCAATAATAAAAAAGCCAAAGAAATTAAAGTGGTGACACAGCGTTTATGGGCATTTAGACCCAGTTTCTAA
- the ychF gene encoding redox-regulated ATPase YchF codes for MGFNCGIVGLPNVGKSTLFNALTKAGIAAENFPFCTKDPNTGIVPVPDPRLKKLADIVKPERVLPTTMEFVDIAGLVAGASKGEGMGNQFLANIRETDAIAHVVRCFDDDNVVHVDGRVSPIDDIETINTELALADLEAVERAIHNQTKKAKGGDKDAQALLDIFKKVEPLLAEGQAARAANLDADEKKLIRSYGLITLKPTMYIANVSEDGFENNPYLDAVRNYATGEDSIVIALCNQIESEIAQLDEDDKKDFLAEMDMEEAGLDQVIRGGYDLLDMQTYFTAGVKEVRAWTVAVGATAPQAAGVIHTDFERGFIRAEVIAYDDFIEYGGEKGAAAAGKSRLEGKTYIVQDGDIMHFRFNV; via the coding sequence ATGGGTTTTAATTGCGGCATCGTCGGCCTACCAAACGTGGGTAAATCCACCTTGTTTAATGCGTTGACCAAAGCGGGAATCGCCGCTGAAAACTTTCCGTTTTGTACCAAAGATCCCAACACAGGTATCGTACCAGTACCTGACCCACGCCTTAAAAAACTGGCTGATATCGTTAAGCCTGAGCGCGTATTGCCAACGACGATGGAGTTTGTGGATATCGCAGGTTTGGTCGCTGGCGCGTCAAAAGGCGAAGGCATGGGCAACCAGTTCCTAGCCAACATTCGTGAGACTGATGCGATTGCGCACGTCGTACGCTGTTTTGATGATGACAACGTCGTCCACGTTGATGGTCGCGTCAGCCCGATTGATGATATCGAAACCATTAATACTGAATTGGCATTGGCAGATTTAGAGGCCGTTGAGCGTGCCATTCACAACCAAACCAAGAAGGCTAAAGGTGGCGACAAAGACGCGCAAGCATTGCTTGATATCTTTAAAAAAGTTGAGCCTTTATTAGCAGAAGGTCAGGCAGCACGCGCCGCTAATCTTGATGCAGATGAGAAAAAGCTCATCAGAAGTTATGGTTTAATCACCCTAAAACCAACCATGTATATCGCTAACGTCAGTGAAGATGGCTTTGAAAACAACCCTTACCTTGATGCGGTACGCAACTATGCGACTGGCGAAGATTCTATCGTTATCGCTCTATGTAACCAAATCGAATCTGAAATCGCTCAGCTTGATGAAGACGACAAAAAAGACTTCCTAGCTGAGATGGATATGGAAGAAGCTGGTCTTGATCAAGTGATTCGCGGTGGTTATGACTTGCTAGATATGCAGACTTACTTTACTGCTGGTGTTAAAGAAGTGCGTGCTTGGACGGTTGCAGTTGGCGCAACGGCTCCACAAGCTGCTGGCGTGATTCATACTGATTTTGAGCGCGGCTTCATTCGTGCCGAAGTTATTGCGTATGATGACTTTATCGAGTATGGCGGTGAAAAAGGCGCCGCTGCCGCTGGCAAATCACGTTTAGAAGGCAAAACCTATATCGTACAAGATGGCGATATCATGCACTTTAGATTTAACGTGTAG
- the gspI gene encoding type II secretion system minor pseudopilin GspI encodes MIDKDGILSADINKKPMLSKHESGFTLIEVMVALAILAVVAVAASRASSAYLSSVDVLRTRTLAHFIAQNAAADLRIQETWLTANRTQTINAQGRDWQVVMTVSDAITPALKEVNIAVAPIIDGQTRTAVTDINVILSNAEQDIGSLDLSSLGADIAGQSGGNP; translated from the coding sequence ATGATAGATAAGGATGGCATTCTATCTGCTGATATAAACAAAAAGCCAATGCTATCAAAGCATGAAAGCGGCTTTACTCTGATTGAGGTAATGGTGGCGTTAGCGATTTTAGCGGTTGTTGCTGTGGCTGCTAGCCGTGCCAGTAGTGCCTATCTCAGCTCAGTGGATGTCTTACGCACACGTACACTCGCACATTTTATTGCACAGAATGCAGCCGCTGATTTGCGTATTCAAGAGACATGGCTGACGGCCAATCGCACACAAACAATCAATGCTCAAGGGCGTGATTGGCAAGTAGTGATGACGGTCAGTGATGCCATTACGCCTGCTTTAAAAGAGGTGAATATCGCTGTCGCACCTATTATAGATGGACAGACGCGCACCGCCGTGACTGATATCAACGTAATATTGAGCAATGCGGAGCAAGACATTGGTAGTTTGGACTTAAGCAGTTTGGGCGCTGATATTGCAGGGCAGTCTGGAGGCAATCCGTGA
- a CDS encoding prepilin-type N-terminal cleavage/methylation domain-containing protein: MPVTAKTPSSSAVTCYSYLSHQYLQYKNTDRYLLPLVYQHKSFPLQNAYVSPYKSSNLAQAQQGFTLVEIVVVVVILSIFAGMMSLSVGSSESRKNRAFYEHLTDSLSYVRLLSAERMQPMGLSLQADKQGQVAPVIVTLSNPYIAYQTNDTPSNSMDSTPKNSMELSADLTNMSGAMRKQQPVPSWEIEPEVSLPELPAGVSLRVQSLEAGNLSMPEQGQTLQPWFANQAVPQILWFGTGQATPVTIEVLHNSRLVGEVITIMPDGSMTIGQGL, translated from the coding sequence ATGCCGGTCACTGCCAAGACTCCGTCCAGCTCAGCGGTCACTTGCTATTCATACTTAAGTCATCAATATTTGCAGTATAAAAACACGGATAGATATCTCTTACCTCTTGTTTATCAGCATAAATCCTTTCCATTACAAAACGCTTACGTTTCCCCTTATAAATCCTCAAACCTTGCTCAGGCACAGCAGGGCTTTACCCTTGTCGAAATTGTAGTGGTGGTCGTTATTCTATCTATCTTTGCTGGCATGATGAGCTTGTCGGTGGGCAGTAGTGAATCGCGTAAAAACCGTGCGTTTTATGAGCATTTAACGGATTCGCTGAGCTATGTAAGGTTGTTGTCTGCTGAGCGTATGCAGCCGATGGGTTTAAGCTTGCAAGCAGATAAACAAGGTCAAGTAGCTCCTGTGATTGTTACTTTATCAAATCCTTATATTGCCTATCAGACCAATGATACCCCGTCAAATAGCATGGACAGCACGCCTAAAAATTCGATGGAATTGTCTGCTGACCTGACAAATATGTCGGGGGCGATGAGAAAGCAACAGCCAGTACCTAGCTGGGAGATTGAGCCAGAAGTCAGTTTGCCAGAGTTACCTGCTGGGGTTAGTTTAAGGGTGCAAAGCTTGGAGGCTGGCAATCTATCAATGCCTGAACAGGGACAAACATTGCAGCCTTGGTTTGCCAATCAAGCAGTCCCACAAATATTATGGTTTGGTACAGGGCAAGCAACGCCTGTCACCATTGAGGTGCTGCACAATTCGCGTCTGGTGGGCGAGGTCATTACCATTATGCCTGATGGTAGTATGACGATCGGACAAGGACTGTAG
- a CDS encoding TetR/AcrR family transcriptional regulator — translation MSRQHQFKAREENILAMAEQLLLESGDGDITLDSLADQLDLAKGTLYKHFSSKDELYLRIIIRYEEQLFEINRIDDCPSAGVARMIFQQLFNPQKAMLLNQIEERLAASVTGLNRLFGELYDIRRQRMKRLIDIISAYLQEQHSSLSTRDYLSSIWAMGQGGAGLLNSSFYQRYLGRRDTLRYAFVQQMLELPSHYPAADDEVMDEDMQELVEQIDTESEEHRNTSY, via the coding sequence ATGAGTCGTCAGCATCAGTTCAAGGCACGAGAAGAAAATATCTTAGCGATGGCAGAGCAATTGCTACTTGAGTCAGGCGATGGTGATATTACTTTAGACAGTTTGGCAGACCAGCTTGATCTGGCTAAAGGTACACTGTATAAGCATTTCTCCAGTAAAGATGAACTCTATTTGCGTATTATTATCCGCTATGAAGAACAACTGTTTGAGATTAATCGTATTGATGATTGTCCATCAGCAGGCGTTGCTCGTATGATCTTTCAGCAGTTATTTAATCCACAAAAAGCTATGTTGCTCAATCAAATCGAAGAGCGTTTGGCTGCATCAGTGACGGGTCTTAATCGTTTATTTGGTGAGCTATATGATATTCGCCGTCAGCGTATGAAACGCTTGATTGACATTATCAGTGCGTATTTACAAGAGCAGCACAGTAGTTTGAGCACGCGCGACTATTTGTCCTCGATTTGGGCGATGGGTCAGGGCGGTGCTGGACTATTAAATTCAAGCTTTTACCAGCGGTATTTGGGTCGCCGTGATACCCTACGTTATGCCTTCGTTCAGCAAATGCTTGAGTTGCCGAGTCATTATCCTGCGGCTGACGATGAGGTGATGGATGAAGATATGCAGGAGTTGGTCGAGCAAATCGATACTGAGTCAGAAGAGCACCGTAATACCAGTTATTAA
- the gspJ gene encoding type II secretion system minor pseudopilin GspJ → MRSQRGFTLLELMVAMAIFAMLAVAGWQVFDSVNRARERAQFHADNLAVLQYAYLQLQQDMGQIIPYQIPNTQNNSVTNNSTNASDSTNNSAQANETVPEPFMSLDGEHVSFVRFADPDPRYQSSMSVQHIEYIFADERLIRRQYTSIDGGRDSISLDSVLLEGVTAGRWQAYLPELSTKFPNADSSNNGNSSTNTTSGQTANAVSAKPAVVLLPKGIAVNFTYQDMPITWQWALAPQPIPINNTNKSNNNAANNGNGSNNDSSDKTNNDNPNSNVNNNVNNNAGSNI, encoded by the coding sequence GTGAGGTCGCAGCGTGGATTTACGCTACTTGAATTGATGGTTGCCATGGCAATATTTGCGATGCTGGCGGTGGCTGGCTGGCAGGTGTTTGATAGCGTCAACCGCGCCCGAGAACGTGCACAATTTCATGCTGATAACTTAGCTGTTTTGCAATATGCTTATTTGCAGCTACAGCAAGACATGGGTCAAATTATCCCTTATCAAATACCAAATACTCAAAATAACAGTGTGACAAATAACAGTACAAATGCCAGTGATAGCACAAATAATAGCGCCCAAGCCAATGAAACAGTGCCTGAGCCTTTCATGAGCTTGGATGGTGAGCATGTCAGCTTTGTTCGTTTTGCCGACCCCGATCCACGTTATCAAAGTAGCATGAGTGTCCAACATATCGAATACATTTTTGCCGATGAGCGTTTAATTCGCCGCCAATATACCAGCATCGATGGTGGGCGCGATAGCATCAGCCTAGACAGTGTATTGCTAGAAGGCGTCACCGCAGGGCGTTGGCAAGCATATTTACCTGAACTGAGCACCAAATTTCCTAATGCAGACAGCAGTAATAACGGCAATAGCAGTACAAATACAACCTCTGGGCAAACAGCCAATGCCGTAAGCGCCAAGCCAGCAGTGGTTTTATTGCCCAAAGGCATTGCTGTCAATTTTACTTATCAGGATATGCCCATCACTTGGCAGTGGGCGCTTGCTCCCCAACCAATACCAATTAACAATACCAACAAAAGCAATAACAATGCTGCTAATAATGGCAATGGTAGCAATAACGATAGTAGTGATAAGACTAATAATGACAATCCGAATAGCAATGTAAATAACAATGTAAATAACAATGCAGGAAGTAATATTTAA
- a CDS encoding deoxyguanosinetriphosphate triphosphohydrolase, whose amino-acid sequence MLSTPTSLPSPTTQWSHLLNSQRLGASKKFNANKSTRSQFHKDYDRLVFSHSFRQLNQKTQVHPLTNQLGIHTRLTHSLEVSCIGRSLAMMAAEKLHDKLASGLPAGVSPADVGVIVQAACLAHDIGNPPFGHAGEYAIRDWFRQPEPQAILQKLSSNERLDLLAYEGNAQGFRLLARNEHHPDKGGMRLTCATLGAFMKYPWLASHSNDVNDKHHHQNVQKFGCFYSESAQLEELSACLNLPRSEQHEGFARHPLAYLLEAADDICYALIDLEDGINLNMLTYSEVAAIFYELIGERPSSINLPIHMSVRQSLASLRARAMMRLVNTVTDAFVANSDALLAGTLQGSLFDHCDISVQSGILQAKQLAREKIFNHPSKVRMELMANQCLHRLLDAFMPLAWTSSRATSDPESISFEQQRLLMLLQPHLDEHRRLLSDNVYHNILNILDFITGMNDHEAYRLAQELQGHWGTMV is encoded by the coding sequence ATGCTAAGTACACCAACCTCTTTGCCGTCTCCTACCACGCAATGGTCTCACCTTCTCAACTCACAGCGCCTTGGTGCTTCCAAGAAGTTCAACGCTAATAAGAGCACTCGCTCTCAGTTTCATAAAGACTATGACAGACTGGTGTTTTCGCACTCCTTTCGACAGCTCAATCAAAAAACCCAAGTCCATCCATTGACCAATCAGCTTGGCATCCATACTCGCTTAACTCATTCGCTTGAGGTCTCCTGTATTGGACGCTCTTTGGCAATGATGGCAGCAGAAAAGCTTCATGATAAATTAGCCAGCGGTCTACCAGCAGGCGTATCGCCAGCCGATGTCGGTGTCATTGTACAAGCAGCGTGCCTCGCTCACGATATTGGCAATCCGCCTTTTGGTCATGCGGGAGAGTACGCCATTCGAGATTGGTTTAGGCAGCCTGAACCTCAAGCGATATTACAAAAGTTAAGTAGCAACGAGCGCTTGGACTTGCTGGCCTACGAAGGTAATGCACAAGGGTTTCGACTGTTGGCGCGTAATGAGCACCATCCCGATAAAGGTGGTATGCGTCTCACTTGTGCAACGCTAGGCGCTTTTATGAAGTATCCGTGGCTTGCCTCTCACAGCAACGATGTCAATGATAAACACCACCATCAAAATGTACAAAAATTTGGCTGCTTTTATAGTGAGTCAGCACAATTAGAAGAGCTGTCAGCTTGCTTAAATTTGCCGCGCTCAGAGCAACACGAAGGTTTTGCGCGTCATCCGCTGGCTTATTTACTAGAAGCGGCAGATGATATTTGCTATGCCTTGATCGATTTAGAAGATGGTATCAATCTCAATATGCTGACCTATAGTGAGGTTGCCGCCATATTTTATGAGCTGATTGGTGAGCGCCCTAGCAGTATCAATCTGCCCATACACATGTCTGTGAGGCAGAGCTTAGCGTCATTGCGAGCACGTGCGATGATGCGTTTGGTAAACACGGTGACCGATGCCTTTGTTGCCAACAGTGATGCATTGCTGGCTGGTACACTACAAGGCAGTTTATTTGACCACTGTGATATCAGTGTGCAAAGTGGCATCTTGCAGGCCAAGCAGTTGGCACGTGAGAAAATATTCAATCACCCAAGTAAAGTACGTATGGAATTGATGGCCAATCAATGCCTGCATCGTTTATTAGATGCTTTTATGCCATTGGCTTGGACAAGTAGTAGAGCAACATCTGATCCTGAATCCATCTCCTTTGAGCAGCAGCGCCTACTAATGTTGTTACAGCCACATCTCGATGAGCATCGGCGGCTATTATCAGATAATGTCTATCACAATATCTTAAATATATTGGACTTTATCACTGGGATGAATGATCATGAGGCGTATCGATTGGCACAAGAGTTACAAGGCCATTGGGGTACAATGGTTTAA
- a CDS encoding ATP-dependent helicase, whose amino-acid sequence MTNTIFDTRHYNYPQNFIEIKPKLARLEQAIKKLEANLIDANNAANIKLLNERLNGALGFKVDYARELNPDQLLAATTIDGKVLVIAGAGSGKTKTLTYRTSYLLESGVTPKSILLLTFTRKAANEIKSRAKTLLANTLFDKQSDEDLVKDKLPTDKRLNDITSGTFHSFCNMLLRQYSGLLGINPRFTILDTGDSEDAIDLIHKEKKYPAQNKSQAFPRKKTLQNIISSSRNRRIHIRDLIESSYPDIAVHIPIIEQLAVDFHEYKRANHLYDFDDIISQVVRHLKTNDTFRQMLQNQYRYIMVDEYQDTNIPQKQLIDLICVPASVSLMVVGDDNQSIYAFRGANYENILLFGETYPEASLIKLEQNYRSTPAVLDYINALSVQITLGYQKQLYSGASISGHKPVFSRLSNETKEAKYIADKIIELKSDHDYDDFAVLCRTSFQSNYVQLEFMERHIPFIVVGGIKFIERRHIKDVLAFVKVLYNPNDTIAWHRILTLFQGVGTVTATRLTQAINADNNSFEPLLTAKFAKKSIQLEPLYNTLTKANQAESVETVIELILEFYIPVLKTIEENWRERKEDFRVLKNLAIEHSSLDNFLENLALDPPNDSVAAMEKPEDNDTDKVTISTIHSAKGLEWPVVFVNSLVDGITPHYRSLDDFEELEEERKLFYVACSRAKTRLYLTAPDYFASYSGYFDKPSRFIAELSANEVTVEASKQVREESDDPVWW is encoded by the coding sequence ATGACTAACACGATTTTTGATACGCGCCACTACAATTATCCCCAGAATTTCATCGAGATTAAGCCTAAGCTGGCACGACTTGAGCAGGCAATTAAAAAGCTAGAGGCAAATTTAATCGATGCTAATAATGCTGCAAATATTAAGCTGTTAAATGAAAGGCTGAATGGTGCATTAGGATTCAAAGTAGACTACGCTCGGGAACTAAATCCCGACCAATTATTAGCAGCCACAACTATCGACGGCAAAGTGTTGGTGATTGCGGGTGCGGGCTCCGGCAAGACCAAAACGCTCACGTACCGTACCAGTTATTTATTAGAGAGTGGGGTCACGCCCAAAAGTATCTTGCTACTGACCTTTACGCGTAAAGCTGCAAATGAAATAAAAAGCCGCGCCAAAACCTTACTTGCGAATACCTTGTTTGATAAACAGTCTGATGAAGACTTGGTAAAGGATAAGCTGCCAACGGATAAACGGCTCAACGATATCACCAGTGGTACTTTTCACTCATTCTGCAATATGCTGCTGCGTCAGTATTCAGGTTTATTGGGCATTAATCCGCGATTTACGATTTTAGACACGGGCGATAGCGAAGATGCCATCGACTTAATTCACAAAGAAAAAAAGTATCCCGCGCAAAATAAGAGCCAAGCATTCCCGCGCAAAAAGACACTGCAAAATATCATCTCTAGCTCTCGGAATAGACGTATTCACATCCGCGATTTAATCGAAAGCAGTTATCCTGATATCGCCGTACATATTCCGATTATCGAACAATTGGCAGTCGATTTTCATGAGTATAAGCGTGCCAATCACCTTTACGACTTTGACGATATTATCAGTCAGGTCGTACGGCATTTAAAAACCAATGATACCTTTCGCCAAATGCTACAAAACCAATATCGCTACATCATGGTCGATGAATATCAAGACACCAATATTCCGCAAAAGCAGCTTATCGATCTGATTTGCGTACCTGCGTCGGTCTCGCTGATGGTCGTTGGCGATGATAATCAAAGTATCTATGCGTTTCGCGGTGCTAATTATGAGAACATCTTGCTCTTCGGTGAGACCTATCCAGAAGCAAGCCTGATTAAACTTGAGCAAAACTATCGCAGTACGCCTGCTGTTTTAGATTATATCAATGCTTTGTCCGTGCAAATCACGCTAGGTTATCAAAAACAATTGTACTCTGGTGCATCGATAAGTGGGCATAAGCCAGTGTTTAGCCGCCTAAGTAATGAGACAAAAGAAGCCAAGTATATCGCCGATAAAATCATCGAGCTAAAGTCAGATCATGATTATGATGATTTTGCGGTACTGTGTCGCACATCCTTTCAATCTAACTATGTCCAGCTAGAGTTTATGGAGCGTCATATTCCATTCATTGTGGTGGGCGGTATCAAGTTCATTGAAAGGCGACATATCAAAGACGTTTTGGCCTTTGTTAAAGTCCTCTATAACCCGAATGATACGATTGCATGGCATCGTATTTTAACCTTATTCCAAGGCGTGGGAACAGTCACCGCGACGCGTTTGACCCAAGCGATTAATGCCGATAACAACTCCTTTGAGCCATTACTTACGGCGAAGTTTGCTAAAAAAAGTATACAGCTTGAACCTTTATACAATACGCTCACTAAAGCAAATCAAGCTGAATCCGTCGAGACGGTCATTGAGCTGATTTTAGAGTTCTATATTCCTGTCCTAAAAACGATTGAGGAAAATTGGCGAGAGCGCAAGGAGGACTTTCGTGTGCTCAAAAATTTGGCAATAGAACACAGTAGCCTTGATAACTTCTTAGAAAATTTGGCACTCGATCCGCCTAATGATTCGGTCGCAGCCATGGAGAAACCAGAAGATAATGACACAGATAAAGTGACGATTTCGACCATTCACAGTGCGAAGGGGCTGGAGTGGCCAGTGGTGTTTGTTAACTCATTGGTTGATGGTATCACGCCGCACTATCGCTCTTTGGATGACTTTGAAGAGCTAGAAGAAGAACGAAAATTATTCTATGTTGCTTGTAGTCGAGCCAAGACCAGACTGTATCTAACGGCACCTGATTACTTCGCCAGTTATTCAGGGTATTTTGACAAGCCATCGCGGTTTATCGCTGAGCTGTCTGCGAATGAGGTCACTGTCGAAGCTTCTAAACAGGTGAGAGAGGAGAGTGATGATCCAGTGTGGTGGTGA